In Chloroflexota bacterium, the genomic stretch ACATGTAGGTAAGGCAAGAGTTCACCCCCCCACTCCAGGTTGCCGCATTATAACATTTTCATCAATACATCGATAGTGGTGAAGCCAACTCAGTCCACCTTCAGTGAATATCCAGCCGAGTAGGGTGGGCCGGGCCCACTCCTACTGCCTAAATCTCAACCTAACTCACTCTCGTGATGGCTCAGGGGCATTGTAGATGAAGACGTCCTGCTCGATGTTGAAATCCCCGCGCAGTCGCCGGTCAAGGACGGCCCGCACCTGCCAGCGGAGGCTGCTGTGGGGTGATACCATGCTGGGTGCGATGCCTTGCGGCAACGGCAGAGAGAAGCTAAAGGTAGGCGAATCTGTGATATTTAGCGAAATTGGGCCCGAAAGACTCTGGCGTGCTACTACATCAAACGCTTGCCTCGCGCCAGCATTCTCCACCAGTGCCAGCTCCACCCTGATTCCACGAACTTGAAAAGGACGCTTCGCCTTCAGAAGCAGACGCCCACGCACCACATCGTGGGCTGCCACCGCCGCGGGAACTTCAAGCGTGAGAGCACAATCTTCGTAGCTTTTCTCTGCCTGTAGCGATGCATTGGTGTCTTTGTCCCCAACCACTTGGGCAGGAGCCATTCTCACAACCTGGAGGGGTATTTCCCGCACCCGGTCAGGGTGCCCGGGTATATCCAGTATTGCCCTGAGTCTCCAGCGCACGTCAACGACCTTGCCCTGACACGTAGGCGGGGCATCAAAAGGCACCTGGAGCGAGACTTCGCGGCCCGCCTCTACACCCGGAGTAAGCAGAGAGGGTTGCTCGATGACAACATGGGACACTTTGGCAAAAGTGTCCACACGCTGCACAGTATTGGTCTCCCGGCGTCCCTTGTCATCAATGGTGATCACTTCCACATAGTAGGTCTCCTGGCCCACCAGTTCCAGCCGTAACTGACGCAGCTTGACTTGCTCCTGAAGACGGACAGCTACCCGCACTGGAAGAGTCGCACCGGTTAAGCATGTTTCTGTTGTGCTCACCTCCAGCTCGGCTTTAGGCTTGAAGAGAAAGCTTGCTGACAACAAACCTCCTTCGCACAGCCAAGTAGCCAGGTAGGCTTGGCCCACCGTCTAGTCTACTCTCGCCCCAGCCCTGGTGGCAACCCAGGGCCACCCCCGCTACTTCCGCGCAACAGCCGAGATTCTTGTCCGCCCACTGCGAACCAGAATGACACCTATAGATGCTGTCATCCCGGGCCGAAGCCTTGATTCTTCACCAAGTGAAAGGAAAGGGGTAGCGAAGGGTCTTATGTTACAAAACACCACCCCTGCAACCGGGCGGGTGTTCTGCATCAACTGACCCGTCTTCGACAGCCAGCAGTGGCGACTTTGCATCCTTCAGTCTTTGACTTTGCGTCTAGACTGGTTATAAGTCTAGCCCCTCGACAATTTACTGTACGAAAGATAGCCATTCACTGAGCCTTATCAAGCCCCTGGTCTGGGCGCTAAATTCAAATACTGCGGTTTCCTGTACCAGGTACCGCACAGTCTCGGTAAAGCGGTATTTCGGGAGACCTTCATAGTCCAGGCTATACGTCACTGCCACGTCACGCACGGCGCGGCCGGTAAGATTGTCAGCGCCCACCTCCTCTACTGCCTGCCGGAGGATCTCAAACATGGCTTGCGTCTGGGTCAACGCACCCCAGTAAGATGCGCCCATGGCTTCAGGACTTTTCCCAGGGCGGTACCTATCAATGAATTCTTTGATAAGGGTTACGGCAGGATTTTCCTCCTCCCAAAACGGAACTACCATGGTTATGATGAGCCCGTCAAGCCTCTCCCAGCCAAGCATAGTCTGATAGAACTCATAGAAGCCGAAGGTAGTAGCCGAGCCCAGAAGCTGAGCTTGATAGCCACTGTCGCGGTAAATTTTGATAAAATAGGTCGCCTGTATACTTTGCGTATATATATAGTCGCAGTTCTTGAGCTTCTCTACCTCGCCAACAGGGTTCATTGCGCCCGAAGGCGTCAGGAAACTGCCAACCAGGTTGAACTTGCCTGGATGAGCCTGGCAATACTCGTCAATTGCCGCCTTTCTATCTACTCCGTCAGACGTGTTCCAATCATAGAACCCAATCTTAGGAATCCCGTTCGTGTAGTCCCAGTGGTTTTCGCTGACCCAATTGAGCAGCGTTTTCACCTCGGGCCCAGACGGGATGGTAACGCTAAACACCCACTCCGCTCCCGGAGGCTCCATCATGGCCTTGCTGTGCAGGAAGGAAAATATCGGGATCCCGTCTCTCTCTGCAAAGGGTTTGGCTGTGTCCGCAACCCCTGGTACAGAGGTGAGGATCACCTTTGCCCCCCGCTCCCTCAACCAATCATAGCCAGGTACGTATCTGGCAGGATCCATGCGAGTATCATAGGTAATCAATTGCACTTTGGCGTCACGTATGAGTTCCTCGCCATTGTAATACTTAACTAAGTCCTGTATCACCGGGTACAGCTTTGCAATCGCGGGCCCGCCCGGGCCCGTGAAATCTGTCAAGAAGCCTACGGTGATTGTCACCTTGTCACCATTCCCACCGCCACAACCGAAGGCGGAAAAGGGCACTAACACCACCAGTATCAGAAGAAAAGCCACGACCATTCTACACTTCATTGCCAATCCTCCTTTCGCTTCGTTGCCTCGTATTTGCCATATTAATCATCGATAGCGTCATATTCGTACGAGCCATCGTTTGTGGGCTGAGCATATCACATCCCTCCTCTGACTGTCAAGTAATTTTGAACGAGAGGCCATTGAACTGCTTCAGTATCCATTACGCCTGAACACCAAGGACGTTGTCTTGAATAAGGCGGTTTTGGCCCCGCTGTGGTATCATCAGGTGTTTGGTACACTGGGGAAGGGTTCAATCCACGGGATGACGCAACTGGGTCGACAACATACGAATACAGAGGAGGCGAGATGAAAATCTGCTTGGTTGGGCCGACTGAGGCTCCGGAAGACTCCAGCGGAGAAGCGTTTGCCGCTCTGCTAAGGCCAAGTTTCGACAAGGTTTTGCGATCCGATACCGAAGTGATACCCAAGAATTTGAGGATTGCCCTAAGAACAGATCACCCCCTGGATTTTGCCCACCCGTACTTTGTTTTCCTGGACACAAGGGCAATCATAGAGGCGTTCATCGAGGCAGAGAACGAGGGGTTTGACGCAGCATGGATAAATTTCTTCGCCGATGCCGGGGTAAACGAAGCCAGGTCAGTAGTTGGCATACCTCTCGTTGGGCCAGCAGAGTCAACCATGCTTCTTGCCTATCAATTAGGCCGCAAGTTTGGGTTGGTCGCCCCCAACATGCCAGGAGCAATCAGCTTCCTTGAGGAGATAGTCAGGACGCATCGTCTTGAGGACAGATGTAGCGGTATGAGAGTGCACAAGGGTCCCTTTTTGGAAGTGCTGATGAAGGGCATAGAGAATCCAAATTCTGTCGCTGACGTTGTTGCTGAAGCAGCCAGGGAGCTTGTCGCCGATGGTGCCGATGTGGTAATAGTCGGTTGCTGCGGTCTAGCCCCCATTTGTGGCATGGCTGGCTTCAACAAGATCACCGTCAGTGGACAAGACGTGCCCATCCTCAACCCTACCATGGTAGCCGCCAAGACTGCCGAGATGCTTGTGGACATCAAGAAAGGAATAGGGTTGCCCATTCCGAGCCGAGCCGGGCTGAGGGCTCTTCCGTCAAGAGAAGATTTGACGAGAGTAAGATCCTATTTTGGACTGCCGACTTAGCTTGCGATGCTCGGCAAGAGTGACCCCACTCTAATGGCCGGTCCATATGGGGCGTGCAAGGAATGTTGATTGAAGTTGGCCTGATCGCTTGCCAGCACAAGGACGAGCAAAAAGGCAAGAGAAAAGGACAGACAAGAGCCCAATTTGGATAAGGAGATTGGAAATGGCTGACTACGATGCAATTGTGATAGGAGCAGGCCACAATGGTCTGGCGGCAGCGATTGTTCTGGCCAAAGAAGGCTTGAAGGTGCTCAGCGTGGAGAAGCAGCGGTACGTGGGCGGGATGGCTGGGACGGCAGAGTATTTCAAAGGATTCAAGCACAACATTGGCGCCTGGGCG encodes the following:
- a CDS encoding ABC transporter substrate-binding protein, which codes for MKCRMVVAFLLILVVLVPFSAFGCGGGNGDKVTITVGFLTDFTGPGGPAIAKLYPVIQDLVKYYNGEELIRDAKVQLITYDTRMDPARYVPGYDWLRERGAKVILTSVPGVADTAKPFAERDGIPIFSFLHSKAMMEPPGAEWVFSVTIPSGPEVKTLLNWVSENHWDYTNGIPKIGFYDWNTSDGVDRKAAIDEYCQAHPGKFNLVGSFLTPSGAMNPVGEVEKLKNCDYIYTQSIQATYFIKIYRDSGYQAQLLGSATTFGFYEFYQTMLGWERLDGLIITMVVPFWEEENPAVTLIKEFIDRYRPGKSPEAMGASYWGALTQTQAMFEILRQAVEEVGADNLTGRAVRDVAVTYSLDYEGLPKYRFTETVRYLVQETAVFEFSAQTRGLIRLSEWLSFVQ